The nucleotide window ATATTTTTATTTATTAGGATTAGTTATGTGAATTTTCAAAATATGGATTATTATTAACATGATTTTATTTATTATTTCTTTTATTTGCGTCCTACTCTCCTCTTATCTTTTGACAGGAGTATTCTTGAGTAAAACAAAAATTGAAAAAAAATACACTGCCTCAGGGGCTATATCTCTTTTCTTAATATTTTTTGCTCAGGTGGTTGCAACTTTTGAATTTTTATCCCTATTTAAAGCTATTAATGTACCTTGTGTATTGATTGCTAATGTATTGGTTTTGATTGCAAGCTTTTATTTATGGGTTAAATGTGGAAAAATTGTTTATGTTCCGCAACTAAAAACGTCAGCATATAGAATATACAAAGCACTTTGTAAAGACAAACTATTATTGGCAATGGGAATATTTTTTATATTCTTTTTAATAATAACGGCAATTTTATCTGTAGTTTCCGGTGTAAATGCTTACGATTCACTAGTCTATCACGTTTCACGCTCGGTTTTTTGGGTGGCTCAAGGCTCTCTGGCTCATTATGAAATTGCTGACATCAGAAGTCTTATAATGCCTATAAACTCCGAAATAATATATGCTTGGAACATATTATTCTTTAAAGAAGGTGTCGGATTAGGTTTGCTCTCTTTTTCAGCTTTCATAGTATCCGTTATAGCACTGTATTCGTTTTTGAAAGAGTTACATTTCTCTACAAGAAAAATGCTCTGGAGCGTTTTTATCTTTTCATCACTTGCGTCTATTGTTGCTCAAGCGTCTAGCACTGAAACAGATTTGCTGTTAGGGGCTTTGGTTTTTTGTTCTGTCTATTTATTTTTTATAGGGGCAAAAGAAAAAAATGCCCCTTATTTATATATGTCATCTTTGGCTTATGCACTCGCTATTGGTACCAAAACCCCTGCAATAATGGCGTTTCCATCATTTTTGTTGATTTGCTTTGTGATTGTTCATTTGTATGGAAATAAAGAATATCGATTTGCTTTTTCAAACTTTTTCAGGTTTTTATTATTGAATTTCGTGATTTTTGCTTCATATAACTACGTGTTAAATGCTATACAATTTGGCAATCCGCTCTCAAATTCTATGGCGTATGAGTACCATTCTTGTTATGGCGGAGTAAAAGGCTTTATTGCAAATTTGATTCACAACACATTTTTGTTGTTTGATTTTAGTGGTTTTAGTTATTCAAATGTATTTGGTCCAATAATTTTAAAAATTCAGGCTGCAATATTTTCTTATTTGCATATAAACCCCAAACTTGGGGTTATCTCAAGTCAAGATACTTTAAATAACACTCTTATAGACCCTTATATCGGGCTTGGTATGTTGGGGTTGATTTGTTTTATTCCTGCTCTTTTCATTGCTATTTTTAAATCATTGATAAACCAAAAAAGCAAAAGAAATATACTCTTGGCTGCAATATCCCTTTCCTTTTTTATTAATATGATTGTTTTGTCTTTTTCTCTTGGGTATATGGTTTTCAGCGTTAGGTTTATAGCCTTTTTTGCGGTGGTGGCATCTCCTGTTTTGGTATTTTCTTATATAAAATCAAATAAAAATATTTTAAAATACTTGATTTTGTTTTTTGTATTTTCTTATTTTTGCGTAATATCTATTAATTTGAAAACAAGGCCGTTTTTGGTTATTATGAGCCAATTTAATGCGGGATATACTGCAAAAGAAGTCCGTAAAACAATGGGCTGCTCTGAAACATTGGCTTTTGAAGGTGATGCAGATGTTTGCTCCGTATTAAGATATATTGATGAAGATTCTAAAAATAAAAGTATCCTTGTCTTTAGCAATACTGTGTTTAAAGCCTATAATGTCAAGCTTTTGGCTTTAAATGGTTGGACTGTGGACTTTGCTTTATTGGAGGATTTAGACAAAATTAATCTCGATAATTATAAGTATATTATCGCCAATAACGCACTGATTGAAGCTATGAATGTAAAATATCCAGAAAGACTTTATGATTATACATTGGCAAAAAATGCAGTTTATTTTACAAAAAAACGTGCTTCAAGTTGCGTTTATAAAGACCGTTTCGGGGGGATTTTTGCAGGTGACGCTAATAAAAAAGTTGTTTACAGTGCTTGCTATTTACCTCAAAAATCAATTAAGCGTCAAGGATTTTATCTGAAAAAAGTCGTTCCAAAACTATATGACGATGACCCTACACATAAAAATACCATTTTGCTTTTTGAAAAACCAGAAAGTTTTGGACGGAGAGATATTCGACAATAGCGGGCGTGTATAAAAACAAAGCTTTACTCAATTTCGGCTTTGCTTTTAAGAAGTCAACTTTATCTAAAAACTCCGTAATAGTTTCATAAACTTTTATTTTGTTTTTTATTGCAAATAAAACTTTATTCAACCTTTCTCAAATCGCTTCAACAAAGTTGGCTATTCGCTGTTAAACTTTTCCGTGCTATAATCCTTCTATGGGTAAAAAACAAATTTCATTAAACAGAAAAGCATTCCACGAGTACCATATCTTTGACAAATACGTCGCAGGCATGGTGCTTACAGGTACTGAAATAAAATCTATAAGAAAAGGTAGCGTTAATTTTAAGGACAGTTTCGTTAAAATAGAAAATGCTGAAGCCTTTTTGTACAATTGTCATATTAGCCCTTATGAGCAAGGAAACCGCTACAATGTAGACCCGTTGCGTGTTCGCAAACTTTTGCTCAACAAAAAAGAAATTGAAAAAATTATCGGGAAAATAAAAAAAGACGGCTACACAATAGTTCCGATTGAAATGTTTTTATCTGATGGCTGGGCAAAGCTGGAAATAGCACTTGCTAAAGGTAAAAAACTGTATGACAAGCGTGATGACTTGGCTAAAAAGGCTCAAAACCGCGATATTCAAAGGGCGATGAAAGTCAGATAACTATTTGAAAGTAAGCAGGGCTTCAATTTTTACATCTAAAAATTTTGAAAGCTCCAAAACCTTTGCCAGCGACATATTAGCCTTGCCACATTCTATGTTTGCAACGTAATTTTGAGAGACATTCATTATCTCTGCGAGTCTTTCCTGTGTCAGGTCTTTTTTTATACGTTCGATTTTTACATTTTTACCGAACTTTTTAAGTAGGGTTTGTTTCTATTCATAATTTATAAGTATATAAATATTGACTTATAAATTATAGAAGGTTGGCTATGAATAAGGGCAAAGTCGCTTTTGTCACTCCTGTTTATACAGATTCTGACTTTGAATCAGGCGGCGTTAAGCTTAATTTTATATTGATAAAAGATTACATCAAATATGTGAGGGGAATTTATGGTTAAAAATAAAATAGCTTTTATTACTTCAATTTACGTGGATACGGATTTTGATATGCTTGGGGAAAAACTGAGCTTTTTGTTGATAAATAATCTGGTAAAAAGTGGTTATGTTGTTGATTTGTTTGCAGACGAAGTTTTGGGAAACAGAGAACGTGTTATTGATAATATTTATAAAAAATCAGAATTTGATAGCAAAAAAAGAAATCATGCCTATGTTTTGACAGATGAGATTACCTCTGAGTCTTTAAATTTTAATCAATGTACTTGCCATCAAATAGTTGAATAAACATTTTAGCTTGGTCGGATTCATCGAGGTCAGCCGGCTTTTCGGTTTTGAGAGGAGCGTCTTTTTTCATCATTTGGGATAAATATTCTTCTTCCTCTTGCGTATGAATTTCGTTGTCATCAGTGTCGGATTTAGGAGCTAGTTCAACTTTTTTTTTTACATTTTGTTCAGGTTCTGTACCGTCACTGAGGTGAACTTCTATTTTTATTGATGCTACAGAAAAGAATTTTTTTGCTGCATTTTCTAATGGCAATTTTTTCGTGTCTTCTTTTGCTTGTCTGACAAAAATGTCTTTTGCAAATGAAATAGTTACTTTTTCAGGAGTTATTTCTATCGGGCGAGCCAAGCTGGAATAGAAGGCTCTAGAGGGCATACTTTCAATATTTTCGAGCAAAGAGTGCCAAGTCGTTCTTATATCACCGTCTGTAAGACAGGCAACTTTAACCTCTTGCGGGGTTTTGACTTCTTGCTTTTGAGGTGATGAAGCAGGCTTTTTGGTTTCTGTCGGTTCAGTCTGCTCAATTGGCTTTTGTGGCTCTTTGTCAATTGAATGAATTGGTTGTGTTGCATGGGGCTCAACGGGCTTTTTGACAGGTTGCAAGGCTTTTGATTGAGGTGCTGCCGTAATAGGCGAGCCGTTTGCAATTTGCGATTCTAACAAATCAATTCTTTTTGTCAGCGATGCGACGGTCATATTTGCCTGATTGTTAGCAATATCAATAAGACACAGCTCAAGCCATAAGTATTTATTTGTTGTTTCTTTAATTTGAGTTGCATAGTAAGAAAGCTTGTCTATTAGGGCGATTATTTGCTCAGGTTCAAAGCTTTCAGCTTGTGGTTTTGATTTTTCTATTGAATTTTCATTTAATTGTGTAAGGTTTAAAACAAGCGATTTATCGTTACAGTTTTTTAAAATCATCAAATCTCTGAAATATTGAATTAAGTTGTTTACGATTTGGATAGGTTCGTTGCCTTTGTTGTAGATTTTATCAATGAGCTCAATTGCTTTAGCTGAGTCTGAGTCGATAATACAAGTAGTAATATCAAAAAGCATTTCAAAAGATATTTTTCCCAAAAGTTCGTTGATATCTTCTATATTAATTTCTTTGTTTTGTCCCAAAACGCTGATTTGGTCTAATAGAGCTACAGCGTCACGCATACCGCCGGCTGAATTTTTGGCGATTGAGTAAAGAGCTTCTTTTGCGATATTTATTTTTTCTTGTTCTGAAATATAAGATAATCTTTTGACTATATCTTCTGTTGTAATTCTTCTGAAATCAAATCTTTGGCAACGGGAAATAATTGTTTCTAAAACTTTATGAGGTTCTGTGGTTGCAAGGATAAAGATAACGTTTTCAGGCGGTTCTTCAAGTGTTTTCAAAAGAGCATTGAAGGCGTGATTTGAAAGCATGTGAACTTCATCAATTACATATATTTTGTATCTGCCGTTGACCGGTACATATTGGATTTTTTCAAGTATAGCTTGAGTATCTTCGACACTTCTGTTGCTTGCAGCATCGATTTCAACAACATCAACTGGTACGGAGTTCATAATATCTAGGCAGCTCGGACATTTGCCGCACGGTTTTAATGTTGGACCTTCTTTGCAGTTTAGTGATTTAGCGAGAATTCTTGCAGATGATGTTTTGCCTGTTCCTCTCGGTCCGCAAAGCAAGTATGCGTGTGCAATGCGGTTTAGTTTTATTGCATTACTCAACGCATTTACGATATTTTCTTGTCCGATTAAATCGTAAAAAGTTTGAGGTCTGTATTTTCTATATAAAGGAACGTATTTTTCGCTCAATTGTTTACTCCGCTCAAAATTGATACTATAATTATATACGAATAATTTAAAAAATGGGCGTTTATGAACATAATTAAACCGAAAAAATTACAAAAAGGCGACACTATTGGCATTTTGGCAGTTTCAGGGCTTATAAAAGAGGCTGAAAAAATTAAAAAAGCCAAAAAATATTTTGAGGCTTTAGGTTATAAAGTTGTGCTTTCAAAAAATATTGATGAAAAATTTACTTGCATGGCTGGTACAGATGATGTTCGGCTAAAAGCATTACATAATTTTTTTGCTGACGAAAAAATTGATGCAATATTGTGTGCAAGAGGTGGTTACGGAGTTTTGAGGCTCGTTAAAAATATTGATTATGAATTGATAAAAAATAATCCGAAATTATTAATCGGTTATTCTGATATAACAGCATTGTTAGCTATGATATATAAGAATACAGGTTTGATAACTTTTCATGGGGCTATGGCTAACGGTGATTTCGGAGCTGATAAAATCGATGAATTTACAAAAGATTCTTTCTTCAGTGTAGTTACTTCAAAGGAAAAAGGTCTTGAATTCAAGGCTAAAGACGGTTTTAAAACTTATTCTTGCGGAGTTGCTAGAGGTATTCTCTGGGGAGGAAATCTCTCCACGATAACTACGCTTGCGGGCATTGATTTTATTCCTGACGAAAAATTCATTTTCTTTTTTGAAGATATCAACGAGCCTGCTTACAAGATTGACAGAATGCTTACGCAGCTTTTTAATATTGAAAAATTTAAAAATAATTTGGCTGGAATTGCAATCGGCGAATTTGTGGGTTTGGATAAACAAGAATATCTCGATGAATTTTTGGCAGACAAAGCTCAAAAACTTGATGTACCTGTTTCAGATGGATTTTATATTAGCCACGCTGCAAAAAAATACACGTTGCCTATAGGTGTCAAATCTGAATTTGACGCTAACTTAGGGCTTATAAAAACATTAGAAAGTGCGATAGTATAATGCAGGTAGAGAATTCATCTCCTCAAAACGGGATTTATAATGCTGATATGCAAGATTTATTTGAAATAAAAAATTTGGACATGCATTATCCGCTAAATGATGGCTTTATGGGGAAAAATAGCGGCTATGTATATGCTTTAAATGATGTGAATTTTAAAATATACGATGGCGAAATCCTCGGGCTCGTGGGAGAATCCGGGTGCGGAAAATCGACTTTGGGAAAGTGCGTTTTGCGTTTAATTGCACCAACTCACGGTGAAGTCTTATATAAAAAAGATGATGTCCTTAAAAAAAATAAAAAAGAATTGAAAATTTTTAGAGAACATGCACAACTCATTTTTCAAAATCCGTACGCCAGTTTAGACCCCAAAATGACCATTTATGAAACGTTGAAAGAGCCTCTTGTTATTCATGGCTACAAAGATAAAAATTTGATTGACGAGAAAATAAAAAATATAGCTGAACTTGTTGGGATTGAAGAACGTTCTTTATTTAATTATCCGCATGAATTTTCAGGCGGTCAACGGCAAAGAATTGCGATTGCAAGGGCAATAATATTGAGCCCCAAGTTTATTGTCGCAGATGAGCCGGTAAGTGCTCTGGATGTGAGCATTCAGGCTCAAATTATAAATTTGTTGCTAGATTTAAAGAAGAAGCTCAATTTGACGGTTCTTTTTGTTTCTCACGACTTGAGCGTTGTCAAATATGTTTCAGACAGGGTTGCTGTGATGTATTTGGGTGAAATTGTTGAGCTCGGTTTGAAAAACGAAATTTTCAATAATCCTAAACATCCTTATACAAAAGCTCTTTTGAGTGCAATCCCTACGATTAATCAAGATTTAAAGACAGAAAAAATATTGCTCGAAGGTGATTTGCCTTCACCTCAAAATCCACCAAAGGGTTGTAAATTTCATACACGTTGTCCTTATGCAAAAGAAATTTGTCGAGAAATAGAACCTCAAAAACAAGAGATTTCTTACACTCATTTTGCAAAATGCCATTTTGTGAACAGTTAATAACACGCATTGCAGTCACAATCGTGGCGACCATGCGTGCAATCAATATTTTCGATTATGGCAGTTGCTGGTGCCTCAGCTTCAACTATATCGCCATCTGTTTTCCAAGCACCAATATCAGAGTCATAATGACCTGTTGTTGAAAAAGAAAAACCAAAACCATCATTTAATTTTACTTCGCTAGACCATTCTGTTGTATATTCGTTTGGTTTTTTATCTCCATTTATATCGACAAGAATGTTTCCTCCAGAGATTGAATATGCCATTCCATCTGCTGTATAAAAAGTTATATCATAAGAGCCATGTTCCCAGCTCGTGCAAGCTTTACTATCGGCAGGAGCCATTGATGAAATGATATTAAAGTTTTTTGAATAAAACTCATCATACCAGCAGTTTGAGTCATCCTCGCATTTGTCTTCTATGTCAGAAAGGCTTTCCCCATTTTTAGCATAATTGTTCTGTAATGCCGTTGATAATTGAGAGTAAACCTTTTTTACTCCAGTAATCGTTTCTTGTTGATTTGTACTATTTAATAAGCTCGGTATTGTTAATGCTGCAATAACACCTATAATCACTAATGTGATAAGAACTTCTGCTAATGTGAATGCTTTTCTCATTTTATTTGCCTTTTTTATGCAATAAAGTATAACACATGCTTTTTATGAGTTCAAGATGAAAAATCATCTGTCTGTAGTAGGCGAAAACTGGAGTTTTCCTGCGTTTTGGAGTAAAATACTATAAGAGACTCTGCTATTTTGTATAAATTATACATTTTAGTAAAAACAGAACAGGTACCTATGGAAAATATTCATATTTACTTCAAGCAAACGGCTACATACCAGTTGTCCCGCATTTTTTTTAAACAGTTAAAAGACTTTTTTGAAACTTTAGGCGAGATTGGTATTCGTTTTGTTCTAACATTGAAGTATATATTGAAAGGTCAAATAAGTTGGAAACAAGTTGTTGATTGTTCTTCTCGATTTGCCGTTGATTCATTACCTATTACGTTATCAATAGTTGCAATGACAGCTATTATTGTTGCTGTTCAAGTAGCTCCTGAGATGATAAAACAAGGCGGAAAAGACTATATCGGTATGCTCGTTGCAATGATTATGGTCAGAGAAGTCGGTGCAATAATGTCAGGTTTTGCAATTATTTCAATGATTGGTTCTGCTATTGCCTCTGAAATCGCCACAATGCGTGTAACAGAGCAAATTGACGCACTTAAAGTTTTGAAAGTTGACCCTTTCAAATATTTGTTTGTTCCCAGAGTGATATCAGGTACAATTATGATGCCGTTTGTTGTTACAATTGCTTCTTTTGTCGGCATTTTGGCAGGCGGAATGGCTTCTTCATTGGTTTCTCCTGAGTTGAGCGGTTTGAATTATGTAAGCTCTGTTTGGCATGGGCTTGCTTTGAAAGATATTAGTATTTGTATTCTATTCAAATCAGCAGTCTTTGGGGCTGCCATCACTTTGATAAGTGCCAGTTGCGGATATGACGCAAATGGTGGTGCCAAAGGGGTCGGTTTAGCTACTACAAAAGCCGTTGTTTGGTCTTTTGTTGCTATTGTTATTATCGATTATCTTTTTGCACTTATATTTTATTTTTAAAGAAGGTTACTTTATGGGTATAAAAGTTGAACATTTAACAAAATCATTTGACGGACGCAAAGTTCTTGACGATATTTCATTCACGGTAAAAGACGGTGAAAAATTAGCTATTGTCGGATTCAGTGGTTCAGGAAAAAGTACTATTTTGAAGCTTATTTCAGGTCTTTTAAAACAAGATAGCGGAAATATTGAACTTTCAGCTGGTGACGTTGCAATGGTTTTTCAGTATTCGGCTCTTTTTGATTCCATAAATGTTTTTGATAATATTTCTTTTGCTTTGACTGAAAGACATGAGTTTAAAGGGAAATATACAAAAGATGAAATTCAAGATATTGTTGCTAAAAATCTAAAAATAGTAGGCTTAGAAGGTATTGAAGAAAAATACCCGCATGAGCTTTCAGGTGGTATGCAAAAGAGGGTAAGTTTCGCGAGGGCGATTGTTACGGAGCCTAAATTTATTCTTTATGATGAACCTACAGCCGGCTTAGACCCTGTTGCTTCAACAATAATCGAGGATTATATAAATACCTTAAACAGTGAAACACAGGCAACATCAATAATTGTCACGCACCAAATGTCTACAATTACAAGGTGTGCAGATAGAGTCATAATGCTCTATGACGGCAAAATCGTTTTCGAAGGGACGCCTGCTGAAATGTTAAGACAAGAGAACCCTTTTACAAAACAGTTCGTTTCGGCGTCAATAGAGGGTCCAATGAAGATTATGTCTTCAAGTTTTTAAAAATTTGTTATAATATTAAAGTTGAATTGAGGAATATATGAGATTTTCATCATCATTTAAAGTAGGAATATTAACACTGGCGGCAATAATTATATTGGTGTTCACGGTTTTGTGGGTAAAAGGCAGAACCTTATCCGGCGGTGAAAGATTTGCGGTTGAATTTAAAGATATCAACGGAATGAGGGTCGGCTCAGGTGTTCAAATGATGGGAGTTCGTATTGGGCAGGTGGAAGAACTTGTACCAAAAATAGAAGCGACTGATAGCGGCGTTATCGTCAAATTTGTCATAACAGAACCTAATATTCAAATACCTACTGCTTCTTCTATATCTATTCAACAATCAGGAATTATCGGTGAGCAATTCTTGGAAATTACACCTCCTCAATTAAAAACAATATATTTACCTGTAAGAAACAGCTCGCATGTGCTTCATATAAACGACAAAGTCCAAATGCTTTTAAGCAAAAAAATGCATGATGTCGGTTTGGTTAAACAGATTGAAATTGTGGATACTTCAACATTGCCGTTGACAGAAAGACAAAATCTGAAAACAAAATTGGCATATAAAGTCGGATATATCATAAATTTACCGGGGTTGATTTTGCCTGATTATATAACCGGTAAAATAAGTCTTGACGGCAATAATGATAAGCTTCGCATTGCAGCAGCCGATGGGGCTCAAATTTTATTTCCTCAAACAAAATCAAAATATACAATCATTGAACCTATGCGTTTATCTGATTTTATGAAACTCCAATATCGTTCAGCTGAGTCTTTGGCTGAAACTAATGAACGTTTGTCTTTGCTCTTGTCTGATGATGTAATTGCAGATTTGAAACAATCTGCAAAAGCGATGAAAGAGTTGACATTAAATGCTAATACTACTTTTGAAAAAGCTCAAGTTTTGATTGATACATCTAAAAATGAATTGTTGACTTTATCAAGTAATGCAGATATGTTGGCGGCAAAAATCTCTACTCTTGCGGATAATTTGAATGCTATTGCCGGTGATAAAGAGCTTATCAACAATATTTCCACTACGAGCAAGTCAGTCAACAGATTGTCTAACAATTTGAATAAAATTATTGAAGATCCTAAAACAAAAGTTACTTTGGCGAATTTAGATGTTACAACAAGAAATGTGGCTGAAATCTCCGGTTTCGTAAATGATATGACAAAAGACCCGGCCTTAAAATCTAATATTTCAAATTCAGTTATAAAATTAAATACGGCGTTAGACAAATTGAGTGTAACTCTTGATACAGTTAACTCCGTTAGTGCAACACCTGAAGACCGAGAAAAAATCAAAGCGACTATGGCTGATATAAATGTTACTTCTTCTAATTTGAAAAAATTCTCTGAAAAATTGAACAAACGGTTCTTGTTATTTAGATTGTTATTCTAGTTATGAAACTTTTTCTATCAAAATTACATTATAAAAATATAAACGAATTGGACTTTTTCGAGGCTATGGTCTTGAAGGTCCTTTTCGGCTTTTCTGTTTTTTATAAATTGGTTGTCCAATTCAGAAATTATCTTTATGATGAAAATTTAATCAAGTCTTATTGCCCTCACGCCTTGACGATTTCTGTCGGAAATCTCACAACAGGCGGCGTTGGCAAAACTCCAGTCGTTGCTGAAATTGCAAATACATTCTCGCAAAAAGGCAAAATAGTTTCTATATTGTCACGTGGCTACGGGGCTGCTTTAGATAACAAAGAGCCAAATATAATTTCTGACGGCAAGAATATTTTTTATTCTTCTGAAAAAGGTGGCGATGAACCTGTTTTCTTGGCGGAAAATTGCCCAAATGTATCAGTTGTAACTTGTGCTTCACGAGTTAAGGCTGCTAAAATTGCCGAAAAAAACTTTAATGCTGATGTTTTGTTGTTAGATGACGCTTTTCAGCATAGAAAATTAGGGCGTCACATTAATCTCGCTTTGGTTGACAATAAAAACCGCTTCGGTAATGAACTATTGTTGCCCTCAGGACCATTGAGAGAACCGCTTGAAAACATAAAACGTGCAGATAAAATTATTTTGGTCAACAAAAGTTCTGACGATGAAAATGCCTTGAGATATTGTGAAGAGCTTGAAAATCGCTTTCATAAAAAAGTATTTTTATGCAAAATGGTTCCTGATAAAACTTATAATATTTTGACAAATAAGGAGCTTGAAAAAGATTCTAGAGTGTTGGCTTTTTCTGCTATCGGGCAACCATCTGAATTTTATGAATTTGTGAAAAAAGACTACAATCTTGCTGTAACAGTCGATTTTGAAGACCATCACTTCTATGATGAATCAAATATTAAAGAATTGTTTGAGATTGCCTCAAAAGAATCCATAACCAAACTGGTTACTACTGAAAAAGATGCTGTAAAAATAAAAAAAATATTATCAAAATATAAAACCGAAATTGAAATATATGCTTTGAAACTCAAAGCTTTTTTGGATGTAGAGGAGATTTGTCGTGACTAAAAAAATACTTGTCCTCAGATATAGGTTTATCGGGGATACAGTTCTTGCAGTGCCGTTTTTGCGGAATTTAAGAGCCGCATATCCTAATGCTCAAATTGATATGTTGGTTGCTCCAAAATCCGGCGAAGTTATTGAAAATTGCCCTTACGTAGACAATTTTATTTATTTTGATACCACAAGAAAACACAAATATGAAAATATAGACTCAAAACCAAAAACATTTTGGAGCTACGTTAAAAAACTTAGAAATGAAAAATACGATAAAGCCTACGTTTTAAAGCGTTCCTTTTCTAGTGCAGCTCTTGCATTCTTTTCCGGAATTAATGAAAGGGTTGGTTTTGATACTGAAGGACGAGGCTTCCTGCTGACGAAGAAAGTTCCTTATTCAAAAAATAAACACGAAGTAGAATGCTTTTTAGACGTCTTAAGGGCTGATAATATACCTGTTAATGATAACTATTTGGAAAATTGGGTGGAAGAAGCAGCTGCGTTAAAAATAGATGAACTTTTGACTACGGATTTACATTCTCAAAAAAAACACGTTATAGTTCACGCTACAGCGACAAACGCAGGAAAAATTTGGGCAAAGGAAAATTTTGCCGAAATTATCAGATATTTGTCAGATGAAAAAAATGTTCAAGTTATATATATTGGTACAGATTTTGATAAAAATTATTATTCAGAAATTGAAGATATAATAGGGAAAAAATTAAAAAATACGCCTTTGAATTTTTGCGGAGAATTTTCTTTGCAAGAAAGTTTGGCAATGATTGCAAAAGCAGATTTACTCGTCGGCAATGATTCTGGAAATTTGCACATGGCAGCTTCTGTTCATACAAAGGTTATTGGTATATATGGACCAATGCCGTTTGAAAAATGGTATGCGTTGGGAGATGAAAATATTCTTTTAAAATCGGATTTACCTTGTATGCCGTGTTCTCTAAAGAAAAAATGCGACAGAGATAAAGAATGCTTGTCAAAAGTTTCTGTAAATGAAGTGAAAGCTGCTATTGACAAGTTGTTATAGGAATGTTCACAAACTTGTCTTAAATTAATCAAAATTGTAATATATTCAAGACGACAAGATGACAAGAAAGGTAATCTTATGAAAAGTGATAATCTAAAAAAAGGTATTAATCACGCACCGCACAGGGCACTGCTTTATGCTACGGGTGTTTCAAAAGAAGGTATGAAAAAACCTTTTATCGGAATTGCAAGTTCGTTTTCCGAATTGGTTCCCGGGCACGTAAATATGCGTGACTTGGAAAGATATATTGAAAAAGGTATCCACTCCGGTGGCGGTCAGTCTTTTATTTTCGGGGTTCCAGCAGTTTGTGACGGAATTGCTATGGGGCATAGCGGAATGAAATATTCACTTCCTTCAAGAGATTTGATAGCTGATTGTGTTGAAACGGTCGCTTCCGCCCATCAGTTAGATGGATTAATTTTGCTTACAAATTGCGACAAAATCACCC belongs to Candidatus Gastranaerophilales bacterium and includes:
- a CDS encoding MlaD family protein: MRFSSSFKVGILTLAAIIILVFTVLWVKGRTLSGGERFAVEFKDINGMRVGSGVQMMGVRIGQVEELVPKIEATDSGVIVKFVITEPNIQIPTASSISIQQSGIIGEQFLEITPPQLKTIYLPVRNSSHVLHINDKVQMLLSKKMHDVGLVKQIEIVDTSTLPLTERQNLKTKLAYKVGYIINLPGLILPDYITGKISLDGNNDKLRIAAADGAQILFPQTKSKYTIIEPMRLSDFMKLQYRSAESLAETNERLSLLLSDDVIADLKQSAKAMKELTLNANTTFEKAQVLIDTSKNELLTLSSNADMLAAKISTLADNLNAIAGDKELINNISTTSKSVNRLSNNLNKIIEDPKTKVTLANLDVTTRNVAEISGFVNDMTKDPALKSNISNSVIKLNTALDKLSVTLDTVNSVSATPEDREKIKATMADINVTSSNLKKFSEKLNKRFLLFRLLF
- the lpxK gene encoding tetraacyldisaccharide 4'-kinase, yielding MKLFLSKLHYKNINELDFFEAMVLKVLFGFSVFYKLVVQFRNYLYDENLIKSYCPHALTISVGNLTTGGVGKTPVVAEIANTFSQKGKIVSILSRGYGAALDNKEPNIISDGKNIFYSSEKGGDEPVFLAENCPNVSVVTCASRVKAAKIAEKNFNADVLLLDDAFQHRKLGRHINLALVDNKNRFGNELLLPSGPLREPLENIKRADKIILVNKSSDDENALRYCEELENRFHKKVFLCKMVPDKTYNILTNKELEKDSRVLAFSAIGQPSEFYEFVKKDYNLAVTVDFEDHHFYDESNIKELFEIASKESITKLVTTEKDAVKIKKILSKYKTEIEIYALKLKAFLDVEEICRD
- the waaF gene encoding lipopolysaccharide heptosyltransferase II, with product MTKKILVLRYRFIGDTVLAVPFLRNLRAAYPNAQIDMLVAPKSGEVIENCPYVDNFIYFDTTRKHKYENIDSKPKTFWSYVKKLRNEKYDKAYVLKRSFSSAALAFFSGINERVGFDTEGRGFLLTKKVPYSKNKHEVECFLDVLRADNIPVNDNYLENWVEEAAALKIDELLTTDLHSQKKHVIVHATATNAGKIWAKENFAEIIRYLSDEKNVQVIYIGTDFDKNYYSEIEDIIGKKLKNTPLNFCGEFSLQESLAMIAKADLLVGNDSGNLHMAASVHTKVIGIYGPMPFEKWYALGDENILLKSDLPCMPCSLKKKCDRDKECLSKVSVNEVKAAIDKLL
- a CDS encoding ATP-binding cassette domain-containing protein translates to MGIKVEHLTKSFDGRKVLDDISFTVKDGEKLAIVGFSGSGKSTILKLISGLLKQDSGNIELSAGDVAMVFQYSALFDSINVFDNISFALTERHEFKGKYTKDEIQDIVAKNLKIVGLEGIEEKYPHELSGGMQKRVSFARAIVTEPKFILYDEPTAGLDPVASTIIEDYINTLNSETQATSIIVTHQMSTITRCADRVIMLYDGKIVFEGTPAEMLRQENPFTKQFVSASIEGPMKIMSSSF